One window of Trifolium pratense cultivar HEN17-A07 linkage group LG5, ARS_RC_1.1, whole genome shotgun sequence genomic DNA carries:
- the LOC123885929 gene encoding putative protein TPRXL, translated as MVRGIHDNMKPKKSESHDAKEPSSGEYIVLNHEVTNYNKANNSVSPLLNSNSQHKHIQETKTTTNKSCSISSSSSSSSFHATTSSKSSSSSTSSNSHFTKNNAISFSMKNPSHVNIFIDLYKKIKASLSKSISLLREKCSCFDKNSLQVKEKFPKPKTSNTTTSSPPTSQIQTISQNQITRNSLSNKTTPKDKLTIDDHEDQQEVARDSMHVFQLTSPHKSRAMDEDVTSDASSDLFEIEGFCFSTQATPTSPNVLCDT; from the coding sequence ATGGTAAGAGGAATTCATGACAACATGAAACCAAAGAAAAGTGAATCACATGATGCTAAAGAACCTAGTAGTGGTGAATACATAGTTCTTAATCATGAAGTAACCAATTACAACAAGGCCAACAATAGTGTTTCTCCTCTTCTTAACTCAAATAGCCAACACAAACACATTCAAGAGACAAAGACAACTACAAACAAATCATGTTctatttcatcatcatcatcatcatcatcatttcatGCTACAACTTCTTCAAAATCTTCTTCTTCTAGTACTTCTTCAAACTctcattttacaaaaaataatgcAATTTCATTCTCCATGAAAAACCCTTCTcatgttaacatttttattGATCTTTACAAGAAAATCAAAGCTTCATTGTCAAAATCAATATCTCTCTTAAGAGAAAAATGTTCTTGTTTTGATAAAAATTCTTTGCAAGTCAAAGAAAAATTTCCAAAACCAAAAACCTCAAATACAACTACATCATCACCACCAACATCTCAAATTCAAACTATCTCACAAAACCAAATTACTAGAAATTCTTTGAGTaacaaaacaacaccaaaagaCAAGTTGACAATAGATGATCATGAAGATCAACAAGAGGTAGCACGTGATTCTATGCATGTTTTTCAACTAACAAGTCCACACAAGTCACGTGCAATGGATGAAGATGTAACAAGTGATGCAAGTTCTGATCTTTTTGAGATAGAAGGTTTTTGTTTCTCCACACAAGCCACCCCTACTTCTCCAAATGTTTTATGTGatacttag
- the LOC123882866 gene encoding uncharacterized protein LOC123882866 translates to MGAIGSSTTLLVQMLTRSEAMTVSVTLGVISVIVWMIAEIPQLITNYREKSARGLSVAFMLTWIIGDLFNLFGCLLEPATLPTQLYTAALYTFVTLTLCLQAIYYGHIYPKLKCKKQFKIETSIDDAESNNGVENGNDADQRIVIGLSSPIDVRRQSYYQSARYLSKSYTPRSEFTSQSMTSSCHILNPMEEPLLVSSVLTQSAPSLKIKNTLCLVSALTFIGAFNLLQLQDTRIQSAVSNPRKEFVIYVGRKLLQVSGDELQDHGVVEGQTSIGVYFGWAMAVIYMGGRLPQICLNIKRGNFEGVNPLMFLFALVGNTTYVASILVRSLDWSRISPNLPWLVESGGCSLLDFFILMQFLYYRHRTSKALENKCKHQVVS, encoded by the exons ATGGGAGCCATTGGTAGCTCCACAACATTGCTAGTTCAAATGCTTACGAGAAGTGAGGCAATGACAGTTTCTGTCACATTAGGTGTAATTAGTGTCATTGTTTGGATGATTGCTGAAATTCCTCAATTAATCACAAACTACAGAGAAAAATCTGCTCGTGGTCTCTCTGTTGCTTTCATGCTGACGTGGATAATCGG AGATCTGTTCAACCTCTTTGGATGCTTACTTGAACCTGCAACT CTACCAACTCAACTATATACTGCGGCG TTGTATACGTTCGTAACACTTACACTTTGTTTACAAGCCATTTACTATGGACACATATATCCTAAACTTAAGTGCAAGAAACAGTTCAAG ATTGAGACATCGATAGATGATGCAGAAAGCAATAATGGAGTTGAAAATGGAAATGATGCTGATCAGAGAATAGTCATTGGTTTGAGTTCACCAATAGATGTTAGAAGACAATCATATTACCa GTCAGCAAGATATCTATCAAAGAGTTATACTCCAAGATCAGAATTCACATCCCAAAGCATGACATCTTCTTGTCATATTTTGAACCCTATGGAAGAGCCCTTGCTTGTTTCATCTGTCTTGACACAATCAGCACCATCTTTAAAGATCAAGAACACACTATGTTTG GTTTCAGCATTAACTTTTATTGGTGCCTTCAATCTGCTTCAATTACAAGATACAAGAATTCAATCGGCGGTCTCAAATCCAAGAAAGGAATTTGTGATTTATGTTGGCAGAAAGCTTTTGCAG GTTAGTGGCGATGAGTTGCAAGATCATGGTGTAGTAGAAGGACAAACTAGCATTGGTGTTTACTTTGGTTGGGCAATGGCAGTTATATATATGGGTGGAAGACTTCCTCAAATTTGTTTGAAT ATCAAAAGGGGTAACTTTGAG GGTGTGAATCCTCTGATGTTTCTGTTTGCTTTAGTTGGGAATACAACTTATGTAGCAAG CATACTAGTGAGAAGCTTGGATTGGTCAAGAATTAGTCCAAATCTTCCATGGCTTGTTGAATCAGGAGGATGTTCCCTTCTTGATTTCTTT ATTTTGATGCAATTTCTATACTATCGACATCGGACATCGAAAGCCCTGGAGAATAAGTGCAAACATCAAGTTGTTTCTTAG